One genomic segment of Chlamydiales bacterium STE3 includes these proteins:
- a CDS encoding V-type proton ATPase subunit E (Product derived from UniProtKB/Swiss-Prot:B0BBU1;Gene name derived from UniProtKB/Swiss-Prot:B0BBU1;EC number derived from UniProtKB/Trembl:D6YV10): MKTLETSQGKIEKICAALRKETIEPAKQEAAKIIEDAKKQAEQILHDARHEAKLIKARTAAEIEQERKVLHSSLLQASKQSMESLRQDIEQKLFNSQLETFLDKELINPQVVAALINAVVKGIENQGLDADLEAIIAKEVSPKEVSELLLKEVLNRLKEKAVTVGAFKGGAQIRVVNKKMYIDISEVALKELVGSFIRKDFRNLIFNV, translated from the coding sequence ATGAAAACTTTAGAGACAAGTCAGGGTAAGATTGAAAAAATATGCGCAGCCCTTCGAAAGGAAACGATTGAGCCAGCAAAGCAAGAAGCAGCAAAAATCATTGAAGATGCCAAAAAGCAAGCTGAACAAATTTTGCATGATGCAAGACATGAAGCTAAGCTAATTAAAGCGCGCACAGCAGCAGAAATCGAACAAGAACGCAAAGTACTCCACTCATCTTTGCTTCAGGCTTCCAAACAAAGTATGGAATCTCTACGACAAGATATAGAACAGAAGCTGTTTAATAGCCAATTAGAGACTTTTCTAGATAAAGAGCTAATTAATCCTCAGGTGGTTGCTGCATTAATTAATGCGGTTGTTAAGGGAATAGAAAATCAAGGGCTTGATGCTGATTTGGAAGCGATTATTGCTAAAGAAGTTTCTCCTAAGGAAGTAAGTGAATTACTGCTAAAAGAAGTCCTTAATCGTTTAAAAGAGAAAGCTGTAACTGTGGGTGCCTTTAAAGGTGGGGCCCAAATCAGAGTTGTCAATAAAAAAATGTATATTGACATTAGTGAAGTGGCCTTGAAAGAGCTTGTTGGTTCTTTTATTCGTAAAGATTTTAGAAACCTTATTTTTAACGTGTAA
- a CDS encoding Uncharacterized protein (Product derived from UniProtKB/Trembl:F8L200), producing MNRFFSIKNFLFIFLCGLLNVHQVVEGSDFLQSKEVIQNAVAFVPPQGWRLADKISLPKHVLVMVVGKGANDYPPSMNLGYDHFNGSIKEYLKIIKNINASQGCQLKDLGSISTKAGTASLSQFDEKTPWGEVRQMHAILLKDGIAYILTASALKDEFPKFYQDFFKSIQTLHFTSNANDVNL from the coding sequence ATGAATAGATTTTTCAGCATCAAAAATTTTTTGTTCATTTTTTTATGTGGCCTCCTAAATGTTCATCAAGTGGTCGAAGGATCAGACTTCTTGCAAAGCAAAGAAGTGATACAGAACGCCGTTGCCTTTGTGCCTCCACAAGGGTGGCGTCTTGCTGATAAAATTAGCTTGCCAAAGCATGTCTTAGTCATGGTTGTTGGTAAAGGAGCGAACGATTATCCTCCATCCATGAATTTAGGATATGACCATTTTAATGGCTCCATTAAAGAATATTTAAAAATTATAAAGAACATTAATGCTTCTCAGGGTTGCCAACTAAAAGACTTAGGTTCAATCTCGACAAAAGCAGGGACAGCAAGCCTTTCTCAGTTCGATGAAAAAACACCTTGGGGAGAAGTCAGACAAATGCATGCTATTTTATTGAAAGATGGTATTGCTTACATCCTCACAGCCTCAGCTTTGAAAGATGAATTTCCTAAATTTTACCAAGATTTTTTCAAATCAATACAAACACTGCATTTTACTTCCAATGCAAATGACGTAAACCTTTAA
- a CDS encoding Uncharacterized protein (Product derived from UniProtKB/Trembl:D6YV11), producing MSNYYYLGTALPDLKIGEPAEISFSNLMFCYQQNLAPQDFQKVQAIRLIFDIDNLRSFWLKESLDPRGFYDENELEEIVLSGSGFPSYVYDFLEQQKDLSDRLHHFPSLVAQYFREEVTYADGFLKEYLSFERGLRLVLVAFRAKKLNRDIFNELQYESPEDPLIAQILSQKDAKQYEPPEQYEHVKQIFNEFADDPAALNKALVEYRFKKIDELTGLQVFTIDALLAYFVKFIMVEKWQEQDHEKGVQLIKKIIQEPSNE from the coding sequence ATGAGTAATTATTATTATCTTGGCACCGCTTTGCCAGATTTAAAAATTGGGGAGCCAGCTGAAATCTCTTTTTCCAACCTCATGTTTTGTTATCAACAGAATTTAGCTCCTCAGGATTTTCAAAAGGTACAAGCGATTCGATTGATATTTGACATAGATAATTTAAGGTCATTCTGGCTGAAAGAATCTTTGGATCCTCGAGGTTTCTATGATGAAAATGAATTGGAGGAAATTGTTTTATCCGGAAGTGGCTTTCCTTCCTACGTCTATGACTTTCTTGAACAACAAAAGGATCTAAGCGATCGTCTCCATCACTTTCCTTCACTTGTAGCTCAATATTTTCGCGAAGAAGTAACCTATGCCGATGGTTTTTTAAAAGAATACCTTTCTTTCGAAAGAGGCTTACGTTTAGTGCTTGTGGCTTTCCGAGCAAAAAAATTAAATCGTGATATTTTCAATGAGCTTCAATATGAAAGCCCTGAAGATCCCCTCATTGCTCAAATTTTAAGTCAGAAGGATGCAAAACAATACGAACCTCCCGAACAATATGAGCACGTAAAGCAAATTTTTAATGAATTTGCCGATGACCCTGCAGCCTTAAATAAGGCTTTGGTAGAATACCGTTTTAAAAAAATTGATGAATTAACTGGACTTCAAGTTTTTACAATAGATGCCCTTCTAGCCTATTTTGTGAAATTTATTATGGTTGAAAAGTGGCAAGAGCAAGACCATGAAAAAGGAGTTCAGCTTATAAAAAAAATAATTCAGGAGCCCTCAAATGAATAG